The following proteins come from a genomic window of Helicobacter canadensis MIT 98-5491:
- the exbB gene encoding TonB-system energizer ExbB, with product MEILKETIDYIIFGILGIMGFIALWLTIERVIFFSKIKFSDYKTQESFDDAITKHLTTLYIIYSNAPYVGLLGTVIGIMITFYDMGMSGSIDTKEIMTGLSLALKATALGLAVAIPTLIAYNALYRKITLLSNLYKTKETYGQDS from the coding sequence ATGGAAATTCTTAAAGAAACAATTGATTATATTATCTTTGGAATCTTAGGAATTATGGGTTTTATAGCTTTGTGGCTTACGATAGAACGAGTGATCTTTTTTTCTAAAATTAAGTTTAGTGATTACAAAACACAAGAATCTTTTGATGATGCAATTACCAAACATCTCACTACGCTTTATATTATTTATTCCAATGCACCTTATGTCGGGCTTTTGGGAACGGTGATTGGGATTATGATTACTTTTTATGATATGGGAATGAGTGGTAGCATTGATACCAAAGAGATTATGACAGGTTTATCCCTTGCACTAAAAGCAACGGCTTTAGGGCTTGCAGTGGCGATTCCAACTTTGATTGCTTATAACGCTTTGTATCGAAAAATTACTCTTTTAAGCAACCTTTATAAAACAAAGGAAACTTATGGTCAAGATTCCTAA
- a CDS encoding NAD+ synthase, with protein MKDYSKIITKLVEFLQTEVQKRGFKSVVFGLSGGIDSAVVAVLCKQAFGLNHHAILMPSLQSSKSSLEDALELCKTFDISHSILPLEKPQKGFLDTLEGLENNPARMGNLCARIRMIYLYDYAFAKNALVIGTSNKSEILLGYGTIFGDLACAINPIGNLYKTEIFEIAKLLNLPQSIQTKAPSADLYEGQSDEKELGFSYQILDNIMQLLEQGFSKQEILDKNLPKKAVDIVIQRIKTMEFKRKIPEIAPL; from the coding sequence ATGAAAGATTACTCAAAAATTATCACAAAGCTAGTAGAATTCTTACAAACAGAAGTGCAAAAAAGAGGATTTAAATCTGTCGTCTTTGGGCTAAGCGGAGGGATTGATTCTGCAGTCGTTGCTGTTTTGTGCAAACAAGCTTTTGGTTTAAATCATCACGCGATTTTAATGCCCTCTTTACAATCTTCCAAAAGCAGTCTTGAAGATGCACTAGAACTTTGCAAAACCTTTGATATTTCTCACTCCATTCTCCCCCTAGAAAAACCCCAAAAGGGCTTTTTAGATACACTAGAAGGGCTTGAAAACAATCCAGCTAGAATGGGAAATTTGTGTGCTAGAATCCGTATGATTTATTTGTATGATTATGCTTTTGCCAAGAACGCTTTAGTTATTGGAACAAGCAATAAAAGTGAGATTTTGCTTGGGTATGGGACGATTTTTGGAGATTTAGCTTGTGCGATTAATCCCATTGGCAATCTCTATAAAACAGAAATTTTTGAAATTGCCAAGCTTTTAAATCTTCCCCAAAGCATTCAAACCAAAGCCCCTAGTGCAGATTTATATGAAGGACAAAGTGATGAAAAAGAACTTGGATTTTCTTATCAAATTTTAGATAATATTATGCAACTCTTAGAGCAAGGATTTTCTAAACAAGAAATCCTAGATAAAAACTTACCAAAAAAGGCAGTTGATATAGTTATACAAAGAATAAAAACAATGGAATTTAAAAGAAAAATTCCAGAAATTGCACCCTTATAA
- a CDS encoding sulfite exporter TauE/SafE family protein encodes MEYTSLFSLFVIALIGSFGHCIGMCGGIVLAYSGRLTNNGITNKSTLALYHILYGLGRVTIYVILGAIVGALGSMFNLNATLRGILFLIAGIAMILAGLSLFGKMRFLTKLEHSLQNAKWYQKSFQTALNLRTPQSIYLLGLLNGLLPCGFVYAFLFSAAGSANMVSAMLVMLVFGIATIFPLFFFGVLANTLFYKPNFRKILMNLAAIAIIIFGGLMVQKGVKFLQNPNMGHKMHMSMLILGDFK; translated from the coding sequence ATGGAATATACGAGTTTGTTTAGTCTCTTTGTTATTGCATTAATTGGTAGTTTTGGGCATTGCATTGGAATGTGTGGTGGTATTGTTTTGGCTTATAGTGGAAGGCTAACAAATAATGGGATAACCAATAAAAGCACTTTGGCACTTTATCATATTTTGTATGGTTTGGGGCGTGTAACTATTTATGTGATTTTAGGGGCGATTGTGGGGGCTTTAGGCAGTATGTTTAATTTGAATGCTACTTTGCGTGGAATCTTGTTTTTAATCGCAGGGATTGCTATGATTTTAGCAGGATTGTCTCTTTTTGGTAAAATGCGATTTTTGACAAAATTAGAGCATTCACTACAAAATGCCAAATGGTATCAAAAAAGTTTTCAAACTGCTTTGAATTTAAGGACTCCGCAAAGTATTTATTTACTAGGATTATTAAATGGACTTTTGCCTTGTGGATTTGTGTATGCATTTTTGTTTAGTGCTGCTGGAAGTGCCAATATGGTAAGTGCTATGCTTGTGATGTTGGTTTTTGGGATTGCGACTATTTTCCCTTTATTTTTCTTTGGGGTATTGGCTAACACTCTTTTTTATAAGCCAAATTTTAGAAAAATTTTGATGAATCTTGCTGCAATTGCCATTATAATTTTTGGTGGTTTAATGGTGCAAAAAGGTGTCAAGTTTTTGCAGAATCCAAATATGGGACATAAAATGCATATGAGTATGTTGATATTAGGAGATTTTAAATAA
- a CDS encoding DegT/DnrJ/EryC1/StrS family aminotransferase: MLKIPYFIPDITESEKKLINHVLENPSYNITQDLEEAFKNYTGIKYAISANSGTAAFHLCLFAMDIKRGDKILCSVNCHPSFPEIIRHFDAEPIFVDIMEDTFEISYEKCKETLEKNNLKKTRAIIVSHIAGQFCDTEPFYKLAEHYNLKIIEDATMALGLTHNDIKIGNQKSYATIFSIVLDSSSPVAQAGILATHDEKLANQATLLRYHGIVSEKVTSVRPQYLYDVVGVGNKYNLSYLDAALCLSQLQRMDYIIKRRKEIASYYMQNLANTPHISMPVVKNEHIFFHFIIKIDKNRDHFAKELKESGIETALHFVPLHLLTYYKSKYKFKISDFPIALKNYQQILSLPIYSAMKKEDIDYICKEISRLATHRV, encoded by the coding sequence ATGCTAAAGATTCCCTATTTTATCCCTGATATCACTGAAAGTGAGAAAAAGCTAATTAACCATGTGCTTGAAAATCCAAGCTACAACATCACTCAAGATTTAGAGGAAGCCTTTAAAAACTACACTGGAATCAAATATGCAATCTCTGCAAATAGCGGGACAGCGGCTTTTCATCTTTGTCTTTTTGCTATGGATATTAAACGCGGCGACAAGATTCTTTGTTCTGTGAATTGCCACCCAAGCTTCCCAGAAATCATTCGACATTTTGATGCTGAACCCATTTTTGTAGATATTATGGAAGATACTTTTGAAATTTCTTATGAAAAATGCAAAGAAACATTAGAAAAAAACAATCTTAAAAAAACTCGTGCAATTATTGTTAGCCACATTGCAGGACAATTTTGCGATACAGAACCCTTTTATAAGCTTGCAGAACATTATAATCTTAAAATTATCGAAGATGCAACAATGGCACTTGGATTAACTCATAATGACATAAAAATAGGGAATCAAAAAAGTTATGCTACAATCTTTAGCATTGTCCTTGATTCTTCTAGTCCCGTAGCACAAGCTGGAATCCTTGCTACACACGATGAAAAACTAGCTAATCAAGCCACTTTATTACGCTATCACGGAATCGTAAGCGAAAAGGTTACAAGTGTTCGCCCACAATATCTCTATGATGTCGTAGGCGTTGGTAATAAATACAATTTAAGTTATTTAGACGCAGCCCTCTGTCTTAGCCAATTACAAAGAATGGATTATATTATCAAAAGACGCAAAGAAATCGCTTCTTATTATATGCAAAACCTAGCAAACACTCCCCATATTTCTATGCCTGTGGTTAAAAATGAGCATATCTTTTTTCACTTTATCATTAAAATTGACAAGAATCGCGATCACTTTGCCAAAGAACTTAAAGAAAGCGGAATTGAAACTGCCCTGCATTTCGTGCCTCTACATCTTTTAACTTATTACAAAAGTAAATATAAATTCAAAATTAGTGATTTTCCTATCGCTCTTAAAAATTACCAACAAATCTTAAGTTTGCCTATTTATAGTGCGATGAAAAAAGAAGATATTGATTATATTTGCAAAGAAATTTCAAGACTTGCAACTCACAGGGTATAA
- a CDS encoding energy transducer TonB, whose protein sequence is MKTLASQHKLNNSTLQSFLVASGIYAIIFLSLFYGSSYFLPKDIGLQTQTMAISLTHFTQSPAVQKSAPPPMQEEIKTPQKPKVMEKPKEIKKIEPIKEKIVQNSKPISKPKPKPTTNQMAKTQPPTNTPNISNTQANQASSTLTFGKVNDPFLLSVKQAIDKNLQYPRKARMLRMTGIVMVEFKLFKNGELGNVKVIQPSKHTLLDESAIKTILSAGRDFPTPKNDVIIQIPIQYVLT, encoded by the coding sequence ATGAAAACTTTAGCATCGCAACACAAGCTAAACAATAGCACCTTACAATCTTTTTTGGTTGCAAGTGGAATCTATGCCATAATTTTTTTAAGTCTTTTTTATGGTTCATCTTATTTTCTTCCAAAAGACATAGGTTTGCAAACTCAAACTATGGCAATTTCTCTTACGCATTTCACACAAAGTCCTGCGGTGCAAAAGAGTGCTCCACCTCCAATGCAAGAAGAAATTAAAACTCCTCAAAAGCCTAAAGTAATGGAGAAACCAAAGGAGATTAAAAAAATAGAGCCTATTAAAGAAAAGATTGTCCAAAATTCAAAGCCGATATCAAAGCCAAAACCTAAGCCTACTACCAATCAAATGGCTAAGACACAACCGCCAACTAATACTCCTAATATTTCTAATACTCAAGCTAATCAGGCTTCATCTACTTTGACATTTGGCAAGGTAAATGATCCCTTTTTGCTTTCTGTGAAGCAAGCAATTGATAAGAATCTCCAATATCCAAGAAAAGCAAGAATGTTAAGAATGACAGGGATTGTAATGGTGGAGTTTAAACTTTTTAAAAATGGGGAGTTGGGTAATGTAAAAGTGATTCAGCCTTCTAAGCATACGCTTTTGGATGAATCGGCTATTAAAACAATTCTAAGCGCTGGGCGAGATTTCCCAACACCTAAAAATGATGTGATTATTCAAATTCCTATCCAATATGTTTTAACTTAA
- the exbD gene encoding TonB system transport protein ExbD: protein MVKIPKNESLNIVPFIDIMLVLLAIVLSVSTFIAQGKIQIELPQSTNQEQQKDEKKVQIVVDKDNQIYLDEKAISLEALKVELEKLDSKTLVELRSDKDAKFETFIQIIDILKGKAHENFSIATQAKQ, encoded by the coding sequence ATGGTCAAGATTCCTAAAAATGAATCGCTCAATATCGTTCCTTTTATTGATATTATGTTGGTTCTCTTAGCCATTGTGCTAAGTGTTTCAACTTTTATCGCACAAGGTAAAATTCAAATCGAGCTTCCACAAAGCACCAATCAAGAACAACAAAAAGATGAAAAAAAGGTGCAAATTGTCGTAGATAAGGATAATCAAATCTATTTAGATGAGAAGGCAATTAGCTTGGAAGCTTTGAAAGTGGAGTTAGAAAAGCTGGATTCTAAAACACTAGTAGAATTGCGTAGTGATAAGGATGCAAAATTTGAAACTTTTATTCAAATTATTGATATTTTAAAAGGAAAGGCACATGAAAACTTTAGCATCGCAACACAAGCTAAACAATAG
- the ilvD gene encoding dihydroxy-acid dehydratase translates to MRSDIIKQGYQRAPHRSLLRATGLKDEDFNKPFIGVANSYIDIIPGHFFLNKYAEIIKEEIRKAGGVPFEFNTIGVDDGIAMGHNGMLYSLPSRELIADCIETVMNAHSLDAMICIPNCDKIVPGMLMGALRVNVPTIFVSGGPMMAGKLSDGSVLDLNSAFEAVGAFESGKIDEKRLHEIECNACPGGGSCSGMFTANSMNTLCEAMGVALMGNGTIPALTKEREELLRKAARRIVEIALDSQKSEQFRFRNILNHKAVHNAFVVDMAMGGSTNTVLHMLAIAKEAEVEFNLQNINEIAKNVAHIAKIAPALSSVHMEDINRAGGVSAVMNEVAKRDTQTLFLDALTITGETLGERIKGKEITDTHIIHTNENAYSQVGGLKILFGNLAEQGAVLKVAAVAESMKEFKGKAICFNSQAEAIKGIAGGKVKAGNVVVIRYEGPKGGPGMQEMLSPTSLIMGMGLGECVALITDGRFSGATRGACIGHVSPEAAEGGLIALIEDGDEIEISVARGELNLLVDSKELESRKAKWQQQGVAKTIMTNKNITSKWLKRYSLLVSNAANGAVLKTEL, encoded by the coding sequence ATGCGAAGTGATATTATCAAACAAGGCTATCAAAGGGCTCCACATAGGAGTTTGTTGCGTGCTACAGGGCTTAAAGATGAGGATTTTAATAAGCCCTTTATTGGTGTGGCAAATAGTTATATAGACATTATCCCCGGACATTTTTTCTTAAACAAATACGCAGAGATTATCAAGGAGGAAATCCGCAAAGCTGGTGGTGTGCCATTTGAGTTTAATACTATTGGCGTGGATGATGGTATTGCTATGGGGCATAATGGTATGCTGTATTCCCTCCCTAGTCGTGAGTTAATCGCTGATTGTATCGAAACGGTGATGAATGCGCATAGCCTAGATGCGATGATTTGTATTCCAAATTGCGATAAGATCGTGCCTGGTATGCTTATGGGGGCATTGCGTGTCAATGTGCCAACGATTTTTGTAAGTGGCGGACCGATGATGGCAGGGAAGCTAAGCGATGGAAGCGTGCTAGATCTAAATTCTGCTTTTGAGGCAGTGGGTGCGTTTGAAAGTGGCAAAATCGATGAAAAACGCTTGCACGAAATAGAATGCAACGCCTGTCCTGGTGGCGGAAGTTGTAGCGGTATGTTTACGGCAAATTCTATGAATACACTTTGTGAGGCTATGGGGGTAGCCTTGATGGGTAATGGAACAATCCCAGCGCTTACAAAAGAACGCGAGGAATTGTTGCGAAAGGCTGCAAGACGCATAGTAGAAATTGCCCTAGATTCTCAAAAGAGTGAGCAGTTTAGATTCCGTAATATCCTCAATCACAAAGCCGTGCATAATGCCTTTGTTGTGGATATGGCAATGGGGGGAAGCACAAATACGGTATTACATATGCTTGCTATTGCCAAAGAAGCAGAGGTAGAGTTTAACCTCCAAAATATCAATGAGATTGCCAAAAATGTCGCTCATATCGCCAAAATTGCTCCAGCACTTAGCAGTGTGCATATGGAAGATATTAATCGCGCAGGTGGCGTAAGTGCGGTGATGAATGAAGTAGCCAAACGAGATACACAAACTTTATTTTTAGACGCTCTAACGATTACAGGAGAGACTTTAGGCGAAAGAATTAAGGGCAAAGAAATCACTGATACGCATATTATCCATACCAACGAAAATGCTTATTCACAAGTTGGTGGGCTAAAGATTCTCTTTGGGAATCTCGCAGAGCAAGGTGCGGTGCTTAAAGTGGCAGCCGTGGCAGAATCTATGAAAGAATTTAAGGGCAAAGCGATTTGTTTTAATTCCCAAGCTGAAGCGATTAAAGGTATAGCAGGTGGTAAAGTCAAGGCAGGAAATGTAGTTGTGATCCGCTATGAGGGTCCAAAGGGAGGACCAGGAATGCAAGAAATGCTAAGCCCTACAAGTTTGATTATGGGAATGGGACTAGGCGAATGCGTGGCGCTTATCACTGATGGGCGATTTAGCGGGGCAACTCGTGGTGCATGTATAGGACATGTGAGCCCAGAAGCAGCAGAGGGAGGGCTTATCGCGCTTATTGAAGATGGCGATGAAATAGAAATTTCTGTTGCAAGGGGAGAGTTAAATCTGCTTGTAGATTCTAAAGAATTAGAATCTAGAAAGGCAAAATGGCAACAACAAGGTGTCGCAAAGACAATTATGACTAACAAAAATATCACAAGCAAATGGCTTAAGCGTTATTCATTGCTTGTTAGCAATGCTGCAAATGGCGCAGTGCTAAAAACGGAATTATAA
- a CDS encoding disulfide bond formation protein B, with product MNENTKVKNFYTLMCLAGLLIILLPVGIANVVFGYILGDSPCTLCWGQREAMIFIGVMALFIVRYGFKGKYVAAILVMAAFGLYQSFAQYGMHAMRDLDQGFGLAVFGLHTYFWAEIVFWAVVLLLGVIFAFAPKFSEFEVEMAGKKVREWTKLSFASVVVVTLIIASNVFQAFVSTGVPPYAGQGDPVRFSLNPKYIIWSTDYWKGKFNGFSFLGPRDVKAPDYAFAPASPKLGVTFDNDSTNAPLNVDETLEIVNEQKIDFPLPINTLSYIRGEYLASSKHDVAVMDDNFQVKSSFKLDPYFSATIDPIIGIIPYMEDKYLLMGSNKSFLRFKQNPNADDAKQYADFIEGADKFEGQGEGLGRGRLVSVRSKFYHVASMATDGKYFYLATTPNNKRAETLIISKFLLSDRKLSGEFIPSANLKEGKTLGDLYITSMVYYNGELYALSKNHNVIVVIDPKAEQVTKTIAYPETIKNARSLLINEKGDIRIQSYQDGSNILYTLQ from the coding sequence ATGAATGAAAATACAAAAGTAAAAAATTTCTACACATTGATGTGTTTAGCAGGATTGTTGATTATTTTATTGCCTGTTGGTATTGCTAATGTTGTTTTTGGGTATATTTTAGGCGATAGCCCTTGCACACTATGCTGGGGGCAAAGAGAGGCTATGATTTTTATTGGTGTAATGGCGTTATTTATTGTTCGTTATGGCTTTAAAGGCAAATATGTTGCTGCTATTTTAGTAATGGCTGCATTTGGATTGTATCAATCTTTTGCACAATATGGAATGCACGCAATGCGCGATTTAGATCAAGGATTTGGTCTAGCAGTATTTGGGCTTCACACTTATTTTTGGGCAGAAATTGTATTTTGGGCAGTTGTGTTGTTACTAGGAGTTATCTTTGCATTTGCACCAAAATTCAGTGAATTTGAAGTAGAAATGGCAGGAAAAAAGGTAAGAGAATGGACTAAACTTTCTTTTGCATCTGTTGTTGTTGTAACTTTAATCATTGCTTCAAATGTTTTTCAAGCCTTTGTTAGCACAGGTGTTCCACCATATGCAGGACAAGGAGATCCAGTTAGATTTAGCCTTAATCCAAAATATATTATTTGGAGCACAGATTATTGGAAAGGTAAATTTAATGGCTTCTCTTTCTTGGGACCAAGAGATGTAAAAGCGCCTGATTATGCTTTTGCACCAGCAAGTCCAAAACTTGGAGTTACCTTTGATAATGATAGCACCAATGCACCTTTGAATGTTGATGAGACTCTTGAAATTGTTAATGAGCAAAAAATTGATTTCCCATTGCCTATTAATACCCTAAGTTATATTCGTGGAGAGTATTTAGCAAGTTCGAAACATGATGTAGCTGTGATGGATGATAATTTCCAAGTAAAATCTAGCTTTAAGCTTGACCCTTATTTTTCTGCAACTATTGATCCTATCATCGGTATTATTCCTTATATGGAAGATAAATATCTTTTAATGGGCTCTAATAAATCTTTCTTGCGATTTAAACAAAATCCAAATGCAGATGATGCAAAGCAATATGCAGATTTTATTGAAGGTGCAGATAAATTTGAAGGGCAAGGTGAGGGCTTAGGAAGAGGGCGTTTGGTTAGCGTAAGATCTAAGTTTTATCATGTTGCAAGTATGGCAACAGATGGAAAATATTTTTATTTAGCTACAACTCCAAACAATAAACGTGCTGAAACTCTTATAATTAGTAAATTTTTATTGAGTGATAGAAAATTATCAGGAGAGTTTATCCCATCTGCAAATCTTAAAGAAGGTAAAACTCTAGGCGATCTTTATATAACTTCTATGGTTTATTATAATGGTGAGCTTTATGCACTTAGCAAAAATCATAATGTGATTGTGGTGATTGATCCTAAAGCAGAACAAGTTACAAAAACTATTGCTTATCCAGAAACAATCAAAAATGCTAGAAGCTTACTTATTAATGAAAAAGGGGATATTAGAATTCAAAGTTATCAAGATGGTTCAAATATCCTTTATACATTACAATAA
- a CDS encoding tetraacyldisaccharide 4'-kinase translates to MRTLEKYFFAPSLPQKILAYCLLPISLIYCFIATLKRKISLQQDFQIPIISVGNLILGGSGKSPFVAEIAKDYELSCVILRGYGRKSKGLKVISQNGNILETPEVAGDEAIMLAKLLPNASVIVSKNRTKAILKAKEMGARIIFLDDGFRFNFKKLNILLKPKLEPYFSFCIPSGGYRESKRAYKEADIIAKEGQDYTRKVELLYPTQRMLLLTAIANPSRLDSYLPNVVGKIILKDHSYFDKTKILESYANLNATSLLITQKDAVKLEDFGLPLSILHLELSISPNIKEKIQKYIQSYS, encoded by the coding sequence ATGAGAACTTTAGAAAAATACTTTTTTGCACCAAGTTTACCTCAAAAAATTTTAGCTTACTGCCTCTTGCCCATTAGCTTGATTTATTGCTTTATCGCAACACTAAAGCGAAAAATATCCCTCCAACAAGACTTTCAAATTCCCATTATTAGCGTCGGGAATCTCATTTTGGGCGGAAGTGGCAAAAGCCCTTTTGTCGCTGAAATTGCAAAAGATTATGAACTAAGCTGTGTCATTCTAAGAGGTTATGGGCGTAAAAGTAAGGGATTAAAAGTCATTAGTCAAAATGGCAATATTCTTGAAACTCCAGAAGTTGCCGGCGATGAAGCAATTATGCTTGCCAAATTACTTCCCAATGCTTCAGTGATTGTTAGCAAAAATCGCACAAAAGCTATCCTAAAAGCCAAAGAAATGGGAGCAAGAATCATCTTTTTAGATGATGGTTTCCGTTTTAATTTCAAAAAACTCAATATTTTATTAAAGCCAAAATTGGAGCCTTATTTTAGCTTTTGTATTCCAAGTGGCGGCTATCGCGAATCCAAAAGAGCCTACAAAGAAGCTGATATTATCGCCAAAGAAGGACAAGATTATACTAGAAAAGTGGAACTCCTCTACCCTACCCAAAGAATGCTTTTGCTAACAGCCATCGCAAATCCATCTAGGCTTGATTCATACTTACCCAATGTAGTGGGAAAAATTATTCTCAAAGATCATTCTTATTTTGACAAAACAAAGATTTTAGAATCTTATGCCAATCTTAATGCCACTTCACTACTTATTACTCAAAAAGATGCGGTTAAACTAGAGGATTTTGGATTGCCACTTTCAATTTTACATCTTGAATTAAGTATCTCGCCTAATATCAAAGAAAAAATACAAAAATACATCCAAAGTTATTCTTAA
- the cysS gene encoding cysteine--tRNA ligase has product MQLKIYDSIKKEKVDFFPINPPKVRLYVCGPTVYDDSHLGHARSAIVFDLLRRILRENGYEVLFAKNFTDIDDKIINKSLQSGLSVAEITQTYTQKYLDEMAALGVERADIEPKATESLESICAMIEKLLEKGFAYQTPNGDIYLSVEKDPQYGSLSGRVAELETQSRIQNSEQKRDARDFALWKSYKGIGDIGYDSPFGKGRPGWHIECSAMIKKHLAYSGEYAIDIHGGGADLLFPHHENEASQTRCADNQTIAKYWIHNGFVTINGEKMAKSLGNSFFIKDALKNYDGEILRFYLLGTHYRAGLNFAEEDLLTAKKRLDRIYRLKKRIYPIQKIDEGECCEFREAFLEALNDDLNVSKALSVVDEFVAKANELLDKKQKDKAPMIAGNLVIIERLLGIGSKNPFAYFQLGVSEEQKNEIETLIAKRNEAKKQKDYAEADKIREELRKMGIEIMDTFEGCVWEKF; this is encoded by the coding sequence ATGCAGCTTAAAATTTATGATAGCATCAAAAAAGAAAAAGTAGATTTTTTCCCCATTAATCCTCCAAAAGTAAGACTTTATGTTTGCGGTCCAACAGTGTATGATGATTCACATTTGGGGCACGCAAGGAGTGCGATTGTTTTTGATTTATTGCGCCGAATCTTAAGAGAGAATGGCTATGAAGTGCTTTTTGCAAAAAATTTCACCGATATTGATGATAAGATTATTAATAAATCTTTGCAAAGTGGTTTGAGTGTTGCAGAAATTACACAGACTTATACGCAAAAATATCTTGATGAAATGGCAGCTTTAGGGGTAGAGAGAGCCGATATTGAGCCTAAAGCTACAGAGAGTTTGGAGAGTATTTGTGCGATGATTGAAAAGTTGCTAGAGAAAGGTTTTGCTTATCAAACGCCCAATGGAGATATTTATCTCTCAGTAGAGAAAGATCCGCAATATGGTTCTTTAAGTGGGAGAGTTGCCGAGCTTGAAACACAAAGCAGAATCCAAAATAGCGAACAAAAAAGAGATGCAAGAGATTTTGCACTATGGAAAAGCTATAAAGGAATAGGTGATATTGGTTATGATTCTCCCTTTGGGAAAGGGCGTCCTGGGTGGCATATTGAATGTTCAGCGATGATTAAAAAACACCTTGCTTATAGTGGAGAATATGCGATTGATATTCATGGAGGTGGAGCAGACTTGCTCTTCCCTCACCACGAAAATGAAGCTTCTCAAACGCGTTGTGCGGATAATCAAACTATTGCAAAATATTGGATTCACAATGGATTTGTAACCATCAATGGCGAAAAAATGGCAAAATCTTTGGGGAATAGCTTTTTTATTAAAGATGCATTAAAAAATTATGATGGCGAAATTTTACGATTCTATCTTTTGGGGACACATTATCGTGCTGGATTAAACTTTGCAGAAGAAGATTTGCTAACAGCTAAGAAACGCTTGGATAGAATCTATCGTTTAAAGAAGCGTATTTATCCAATTCAAAAAATTGATGAGGGGGAATGTTGCGAGTTTAGAGAAGCATTTTTGGAAGCTTTGAATGATGATTTAAATGTCTCAAAGGCTTTGAGCGTAGTAGATGAGTTTGTAGCAAAGGCAAATGAGCTTTTGGATAAAAAGCAAAAAGATAAGGCACCAATGATTGCTGGAAATTTAGTGATAATAGAGCGACTTTTGGGGATTGGAAGTAAGAATCCTTTTGCATATTTTCAACTTGGAGTGAGTGAAGAACAGAAAAATGAGATTGAAACTTTGATTGCAAAAAGAAATGAAGCCAAAAAACAAAAAGATTACGCAGAAGCCGATAAGATTCGAGAGGAATTACGCAAAATGGGAATTGAGATTATGGATACTTTTGAGGGTTGCGTGTGGGAGAAATTTTAA